A window of Photobacterium sp. GJ3 contains these coding sequences:
- a CDS encoding ABC transporter ATP-binding protein — protein sequence MINWSWLIKQAKHHKKRLVAANLIAVVATLISVPIPLLMPLMVDEILLQQPGQGIALLNHFLPESWQAPAAYILLVLLMVVLMRTASQALNILQSRQFTLVAKDITYQMRRHLIDKLGRISMRQYEERGSGGITSHLVTDVETIDKFVGDTLSRFLIGVLTVLGTAIVLLWLNWELGLFILLVNPVVIYASRKMGNRVKHLKRHENQAFEKFQQRLVETLDGIYQLRAANREKEFLNHLKSHADGIRHNADKYAWQSEAAGRISFLLFLIGFELFRAAAMLMVLFSDLTVGQMFAVFGYLWFMLSPVQELLGIQFAWYGASAAMQRLNHLIQIEEEVRPVPKVNPFTAQAPIAIEINNLDFAYDDDKKVLNGLNLSLPAGKRIALVGASGGGKSTLIQLLLGIYQKDSGDIFINGHPVEDVSYEALREKMAVVLQQPVLFNDTLRQNLTLGAEYEDAQLWQALEIAQLTDVTQRLNDGLETQIGRQGIRLSGGQRQRLAIARMILSNPDFVILDEATSALDTATEAALHTALNEFLCDKTTLIVAHRLSAVKQADLIYVLEDGQMSQTGTHSELVRTSGLYQTLYGSVQTGETEPSLNHEGAAVARFNTK from the coding sequence ATGATTAACTGGTCATGGTTGATAAAGCAAGCAAAACATCACAAAAAGAGACTGGTTGCTGCCAATCTCATCGCTGTGGTTGCGACGCTAATCAGTGTCCCTATTCCATTGCTGATGCCTCTGATGGTCGATGAAATCCTCTTGCAACAACCAGGACAGGGCATCGCTTTACTGAATCATTTTCTCCCTGAATCCTGGCAGGCCCCCGCTGCCTATATTTTGCTGGTCCTGCTGATGGTTGTCCTGATGCGAACGGCCAGCCAGGCGCTGAATATCCTGCAAAGCCGTCAGTTCACGCTGGTTGCCAAAGACATTACGTATCAGATGCGCCGTCATCTCATTGACAAACTGGGCCGCATCAGCATGCGTCAGTATGAAGAACGTGGCAGTGGTGGGATTACCTCACACCTGGTGACTGACGTTGAAACCATCGATAAATTTGTGGGCGATACCCTGAGCCGTTTCCTGATTGGTGTGCTCACGGTGCTGGGAACTGCGATCGTTCTCTTATGGCTGAACTGGGAACTGGGCCTCTTTATCCTTCTGGTCAACCCTGTTGTCATCTATGCCTCCCGGAAAATGGGTAACCGGGTCAAACACCTCAAACGCCATGAGAATCAGGCGTTCGAAAAGTTTCAGCAACGGCTGGTGGAAACCTTAGACGGAATTTATCAGCTGCGCGCAGCAAACCGGGAAAAAGAGTTCCTGAATCACCTGAAATCGCATGCCGATGGGATCCGTCACAATGCCGATAAATATGCCTGGCAATCCGAAGCTGCCGGACGCATCTCTTTCCTGCTGTTTTTGATTGGGTTTGAGCTGTTCCGCGCCGCTGCAATGCTGATGGTCCTGTTCAGCGACTTAACCGTTGGTCAGATGTTTGCCGTTTTCGGTTATCTCTGGTTCATGTTAAGTCCGGTTCAGGAACTGCTGGGGATTCAGTTTGCCTGGTATGGCGCGTCTGCAGCCATGCAGCGTCTGAACCATTTGATTCAAATTGAAGAGGAAGTTCGCCCGGTTCCGAAAGTCAATCCGTTTACTGCACAGGCGCCAATTGCCATTGAGATCAACAACCTCGATTTCGCCTACGATGATGATAAAAAAGTCCTGAACGGTCTGAATCTATCGCTCCCAGCCGGCAAGCGCATCGCACTGGTCGGTGCATCCGGCGGCGGAAAGTCGACCTTAATCCAACTCCTGCTCGGCATTTATCAAAAAGACAGTGGCGATATTTTCATTAACGGCCATCCGGTTGAAGATGTCAGCTACGAAGCGCTGCGGGAAAAAATGGCGGTGGTCTTACAGCAACCCGTACTCTTCAACGACACTTTACGTCAGAACCTGACCCTTGGCGCTGAATACGAAGATGCCCAGCTCTGGCAAGCGCTGGAAATTGCCCAACTGACGGATGTAACACAACGTCTGAATGATGGCTTAGAGACACAGATTGGCCGGCAAGGGATTCGTCTGTCCGGCGGCCAGCGCCAGCGTCTGGCGATTGCGCGCATGATCCTGAGCAATCCAGATTTTGTGATTCTCGATGAAGCGACTTCGGCGCTGGATACCGCGACAGAAGCTGCATTACATACAGCCCTGAATGAGTTCTTGTGTGATAAAACCACCCTGATTGTGGCCCACCGGCTGTCTGCCGTGAAACAGGCCGATCTCATTTACGTGCTGGAAGATGGCCAGATGAGTCAGACAGGGACGCACTCCGAGCTGGTCAGGACATCCGGTTTGTATCAGACCCTCTATGGCTCTGTGCAGACTGGAGAGACTGAACCAAGTTTGAATCATGAGGGTGCGGCAGTAGCCAGGTTCAATACAAAATAA
- the proQ gene encoding RNA chaperone ProQ, translated as MENSEKLTNSKEVIAYIAAQFPKCFTVEGEAKPLKIGIFQDLAERLSDDPKVSKTQLRAALRQYTSSWRYLHGVKAGASRIDLDGNECGVLEQEHVEHAQKALEESKAKVRARRKEQAAAKAATEGDAKPKKDRAKSPKARNVKPKTSKLDKKPVETTRALSSDEVTVGKDVSVNMGTGNMPATIVEINKDDVRVRLTNGLTMVVKAEHLRS; from the coding sequence ATGGAAAACTCTGAAAAGTTAACGAACAGTAAAGAAGTGATTGCCTATATTGCTGCGCAATTTCCAAAGTGTTTTACTGTTGAAGGTGAAGCTAAACCATTAAAAATTGGTATCTTCCAAGACCTCGCTGAACGACTGAGTGACGATCCTAAAGTCAGCAAGACTCAGTTGAGAGCAGCGCTTCGTCAGTACACTTCTTCCTGGCGTTATCTTCATGGTGTTAAAGCCGGCGCTAGCCGTATTGACCTTGATGGCAATGAGTGTGGTGTGTTAGAACAGGAACATGTCGAGCACGCACAGAAAGCGCTTGAAGAAAGCAAAGCTAAGGTTCGTGCTCGACGTAAAGAGCAGGCTGCAGCGAAAGCCGCTACAGAAGGTGACGCTAAGCCAAAGAAAGATCGAGCAAAATCGCCTAAAGCTAGAAACGTTAAACCAAAAACGTCTAAGCTAGATAAGAAGCCGGTAGAAACCACTCGCGCTTTGTCTTCTGATGAAGTGACCGTGGGTAAGGATGTCAGTGTGAATATGGGCACTGGCAACATGCCGGCCACGATTGTGGAAATTAATAAGGACGATGTGCGTGTCCGTTTGACTAATGGCCTGACCATGGTTGTGAAAGCGGAGCACCTGCGTTCATAA
- a CDS encoding PqiB family protein, which yields MTKNNSPAQPPFGPPVGPQLPHPVNVKRDRQISPLWILPILALGLAAWLVFQAVSEAGQRITIHFDDAAGLEAGRTMIRYQGLEVGIVREVKLSEDLQSIYVTADIYPEAVQVLRKGTRFWLVKPKASITGISGLDALVSGNYIALLPGEGEPESQFTAIDGQPAEMPVGNGLTIQLQAPDLGSVSVGAQVYYKKIPVGEVYNYSLSHSKKRVLIDVLIQPQYANLVTNKSRFWNVSGVSANLGFSGVDVQFESLSALIAGAIAFDSPDEGLPIQPNHLFRLYPDLNTAGRGIAITIDLPEDNQISAGGAPIVYRGLQIGQISDLRLDRNQQRVVAHAAIEPSMSDLLTTGTSMRLEEANLSLTGVKNLGNLIKGNFLTLMPGDGEPARHFQAFTQAQLEEKRPGARVITLNADQSYGISRGTAVTHKGMPVGSVKQVRLDETKVRFDLIIKPEYASLVRSQSRFFIDGGIQADISAAGMHISVPPAEQLISNSIAFTSAGQGAPQQHYPLYKSRALADLAGNQQQGSATVTIFADTLPSVSEGSPVLYRNLPVGKVLSYALTRDGVTLKLAIQNQYRHLIQSDTVFWDRSGVEVEAGLGGVNIKASPLTTLIKGGIAFDSMPDVPNRVGKQFKLFPSLKDAKEFGTQISLTATHAKGISPGTNIQYQGVTVGKILTLTPDFKTGQIQIDARLFPQFAETLARENSHFWLVTPKVDLTGVQNLDSILSSYIEVAPGDGNYRQTFTLSEQSEKTFNGLTVILESIARASVRPGTPLLFRDIQVGQVSKVTLGELADRVLIEAQIDPGYRHLVRSDSVFWNTSGLDVSLGLTGANIQAGTIDTLLRGGIGLSTPEGQPLSAPAQTGDRFLLHEKANPEWKKWRTAIPAE from the coding sequence ATGACAAAAAATAACAGCCCAGCGCAACCGCCTTTTGGACCACCAGTCGGTCCCCAACTCCCCCATCCGGTGAATGTGAAAAGAGACAGGCAAATATCCCCGCTTTGGATATTGCCCATTCTGGCACTGGGGCTGGCTGCCTGGCTGGTTTTTCAGGCTGTCAGTGAAGCCGGACAACGCATTACGATTCATTTCGACGATGCCGCCGGTCTGGAAGCTGGCAGAACCATGATCCGTTATCAGGGACTTGAAGTCGGAATCGTGCGTGAAGTCAAACTCTCCGAGGATTTACAGAGTATCTATGTCACCGCAGATATTTACCCGGAAGCTGTTCAGGTGCTCCGAAAAGGCACCCGATTCTGGCTGGTGAAACCCAAAGCCTCTATTACCGGCATCAGCGGGTTAGATGCGCTGGTTTCCGGCAACTATATTGCGCTGCTGCCCGGCGAAGGTGAACCTGAATCTCAGTTCACAGCGATCGATGGCCAACCCGCTGAAATGCCTGTCGGCAATGGGCTGACCATTCAATTACAGGCACCGGATCTGGGCTCAGTTTCTGTTGGTGCGCAGGTCTACTATAAAAAAATCCCGGTCGGTGAAGTCTATAACTATTCACTGAGCCACAGTAAGAAACGCGTACTGATTGATGTTCTGATCCAGCCGCAGTATGCCAATTTAGTCACCAACAAGAGCCGTTTCTGGAATGTCAGCGGCGTCAGCGCCAATCTCGGATTCAGCGGTGTGGATGTTCAATTCGAAAGCCTGTCTGCGCTGATCGCAGGCGCGATTGCTTTTGATTCACCCGATGAAGGCTTGCCTATTCAGCCCAATCACCTGTTTCGTCTCTATCCTGATTTAAATACCGCAGGTCGGGGAATTGCGATCACCATCGATCTGCCCGAGGACAATCAAATCAGTGCAGGCGGTGCACCGATTGTTTATCGCGGGCTTCAGATTGGTCAGATTTCGGATCTTCGACTGGATCGAAACCAACAACGCGTGGTTGCCCACGCTGCAATTGAACCCAGTATGAGCGATCTGCTGACCACTGGCACTTCCATGCGCTTAGAGGAAGCAAACCTTTCTTTGACTGGGGTGAAGAATCTGGGCAACCTGATCAAAGGGAATTTTCTGACCCTGATGCCCGGTGACGGTGAGCCAGCCCGCCATTTTCAGGCGTTCACTCAGGCACAGCTGGAAGAAAAGCGTCCTGGTGCCCGGGTCATCACACTCAATGCCGATCAAAGCTACGGCATCAGTCGCGGGACTGCCGTGACGCATAAAGGGATGCCAGTCGGCAGCGTCAAACAAGTTCGGCTGGATGAAACTAAAGTTCGCTTCGATCTCATTATCAAGCCCGAATATGCCTCACTCGTTCGCAGCCAGAGCCGCTTCTTTATTGATGGCGGGATACAAGCCGACATAAGTGCTGCAGGCATGCATATTTCCGTACCACCAGCTGAGCAACTCATCAGCAACAGCATCGCTTTTACCAGTGCTGGACAGGGTGCCCCGCAACAGCATTATCCGTTATACAAAAGCAGAGCGCTGGCAGATCTGGCCGGAAATCAGCAACAAGGCAGTGCGACTGTTACAATTTTTGCCGACACACTGCCTTCTGTCAGTGAAGGCAGTCCGGTGCTGTATCGGAACCTGCCTGTTGGAAAAGTACTTAGCTATGCCCTGACACGTGACGGCGTCACGTTGAAATTAGCCATTCAAAATCAATACCGGCACCTGATTCAGTCCGACACCGTTTTCTGGGACCGGTCTGGCGTAGAAGTGGAAGCCGGTTTGGGCGGCGTAAATATCAAAGCCAGCCCACTCACCACATTGATCAAAGGCGGGATTGCATTTGACAGTATGCCGGATGTACCCAACCGGGTCGGAAAACAATTCAAACTCTTCCCAAGCCTGAAAGACGCAAAAGAGTTCGGGACTCAAATCAGCCTGACCGCTACTCACGCCAAAGGCATCTCCCCGGGGACAAATATTCAGTATCAAGGGGTGACCGTGGGTAAAATTCTGACGCTGACGCCAGACTTTAAAACCGGACAGATTCAAATTGATGCCAGACTCTTCCCGCAATTCGCTGAAACACTGGCCCGGGAAAACTCTCATTTCTGGCTGGTGACGCCCAAAGTGGACCTCACTGGCGTTCAAAACCTCGACAGTATTCTGAGCAGTTATATTGAGGTGGCTCCGGGTGACGGAAATTATCGCCAGACATTCACCCTGTCGGAACAGAGTGAAAAAACCTTCAATGGCCTGACCGTCATTCTGGAAAGCATTGCACGAGCCTCTGTGCGTCCGGGAACACCACTTTTGTTCCGTGATATTCAGGTCGGTCAGGTCAGTAAAGTAACTTTGGGTGAACTGGCCGACCGTGTGCTCATTGAAGCGCAAATCGATCCCGGCTACAGGCACCTTGTCCGGAGTGATTCCGTGTTCTGGAATACCTCGGGGCTGGATGTCAGCCTTGGCCTGACTGGCGCGAATATTCAGGCAGGAACTATCGATACGTTGTTGCGAGGCGGGATTGGGTTGTCCACACCAGAAGGCCAGCCACTGTCTGCCCCCGCTCAAACAGGCGATCGCTTTTTACTGCATGAAAAAGCCAATCCCGAATGGAAAAAATGGCGGACAGCCATTCCTGCCGAGTAA
- a CDS encoding GAF domain-containing protein translates to MENKPAFYRRLTQQAVALVDGEPDVIANISNISALLNMELEDINWVGFYLLKEDQLVLGPFQGKPACVRIPVGRGVCGTAISENKVQRISDVHQFEGHIACDAASNSEIVIPFSVNGQLYGVLDIDSPSLSRFDQEDEDGLASFIEELQIKL, encoded by the coding sequence ATGGAAAACAAACCAGCATTTTATCGTCGTCTGACCCAGCAAGCGGTTGCACTGGTTGACGGTGAGCCGGATGTCATTGCGAATATTTCTAATATTAGTGCCTTACTCAACATGGAGTTAGAGGATATCAACTGGGTTGGCTTTTATCTGTTGAAAGAAGATCAGTTGGTTCTCGGTCCGTTTCAGGGCAAACCTGCCTGTGTCCGGATTCCGGTCGGCCGGGGAGTTTGCGGGACGGCGATTTCAGAAAATAAAGTTCAACGTATCAGTGATGTGCATCAATTTGAAGGGCATATTGCATGCGATGCGGCCAGCAATTCTGAGATCGTGATTCCATTCTCGGTGAATGGTCAGTTGTACGGTGTGTTGGATATTGATAGTCCAAGTCTGTCAAGATTTGACCAGGAAGACGAAGACGGGCTAGCTTCATTCATTGAGGAACTACAAATTAAGCTCTAA
- a CDS encoding paraquat-inducible protein A has product MSTVRLCPCCDLPLTPMVTRLGQSAFCPRCESRLYHGGMPSLRGDLALALAGLILFLPAHLYPLITIRLFGVMIPATIPSGAVTLSADFPAVAALILFCSTLAPFLVFAAVLSAQYGLARRQLRLFKTSLWLIEKLKHWAMFDVFLVSLGIACFKVKDYADIHVGAGLFCLVMMQLLMVIMLTRIHVKRYWEAWQPETDHNSEVLKLHCHVCHMSQSSGSDCQRCQGPIHHRQPHSVQKTWAYLITAAIFTIPANLYPISIFLNNGKRIEDTILSGVASLISSGMEGIGALIFFASIVVPIAKILGLAFILLCIHLKLEINHLHRMKLYRMIQWIGKWSMMDLFVIAIMVTLIDRGQILDFTPGPGAIAFATVVVLTMLAAESLDPRLIWDKHDKK; this is encoded by the coding sequence ATGTCAACAGTAAGACTCTGCCCTTGCTGTGATTTACCTTTGACCCCGATGGTGACACGTCTGGGTCAGAGCGCCTTCTGTCCCCGATGTGAATCTCGCTTATACCACGGCGGCATGCCTTCGCTCCGCGGTGATTTAGCCCTGGCACTGGCAGGGCTGATCCTGTTCTTGCCGGCCCACTTATATCCGTTGATTACCATTCGGCTGTTCGGGGTGATGATTCCTGCAACGATACCTTCAGGTGCCGTCACCCTGTCCGCCGATTTCCCTGCCGTCGCTGCATTGATTTTGTTTTGCAGCACGCTGGCCCCTTTTCTGGTTTTTGCTGCGGTACTCTCTGCCCAATACGGGTTAGCACGGCGACAACTGCGTCTCTTTAAAACATCTCTTTGGCTGATTGAAAAGCTCAAGCACTGGGCCATGTTTGATGTCTTTCTGGTCAGTCTGGGGATCGCCTGTTTCAAAGTGAAAGACTATGCCGACATCCATGTTGGCGCCGGATTATTTTGCCTTGTGATGATGCAGTTACTGATGGTCATCATGCTGACCCGGATTCATGTAAAACGCTATTGGGAAGCCTGGCAGCCCGAAACAGACCATAACAGTGAAGTGCTAAAGTTACATTGTCACGTATGTCATATGAGTCAGTCCAGTGGCTCCGATTGTCAGCGGTGCCAGGGGCCTATCCATCATCGTCAGCCTCATTCTGTCCAGAAAACATGGGCTTACCTGATCACCGCTGCTATCTTTACCATTCCGGCAAATCTTTATCCGATCTCGATATTTCTCAACAATGGCAAACGAATCGAAGACACAATCCTGTCTGGGGTCGCGAGCTTGATCAGTTCCGGGATGGAAGGGATTGGAGCCCTGATATTTTTTGCCAGTATTGTCGTGCCAATTGCCAAAATTTTAGGTCTTGCCTTTATCTTGCTTTGCATCCACTTAAAACTAGAGATCAACCACTTACACCGAATGAAACTGTATCGTATGATTCAGTGGATTGGAAAATGGTCAATGATGGACTTATTTGTGATCGCAATCATGGTGACACTCATTGACCGCGGACAGATTTTAGATTTTACCCCAGGCCCGGGCGCGATTGCCTTTGCGACTGTCGTTGTATTGACCATGCTCGCCGCTGAAAGTCTGGATCCTCGTTTGATTTGGGATAAACATGACAAAAAATAA